The sequence GGCCTACTTCTGGGACGCCCTTTTCAGTCCGGCAACGACCCTGATCATGGGCCTCTCCTACGTGCTGGCGATTGGCGTTGGCGGCTGGGCCGTCGGGCAGGGACGCTTGACGGTCGGCCAATTGGTCACGCTGATCACCTACCTGGGTGAGCTCGTCTGGCCGTTGTTTGCGATTGGAACGCTCTTTAACACCCTGGAGCGGGGGCGGGCCAGTTACGACCGGATCAACAATCTTTTGGAGGAGAAGACGGCCTGGCTGCCGGCCGAACCCGGTGCGCGGCCTGCCTTTGGCCAATTAACGGTGGCGGTGGAAAGCTTCCAGTATCCCGATGGCCACCGCCCGGCCTTGCACGATGTTCATTTCACGGTTCCGGCCGGTGCCAAGGTGGGAATCGTCGGCCCGACCGGCAGTGGCAAGTCGACTCTCCTGCGCCTGCTGGTCCGTGACTTTGACCACTACCAGGGACACATTACCCTGGGCAATCAGGACATTCGGCAATTACCGCTCGACGAGTATCGCCGCCAGCTTGGCTACGTCCCGCAGACCAGTTTTCTTTTTTCCACAACCATTGGGGAGAACCTGCGCTTTGGCGATCCGGCTGCCAAAACGAACCGGATCCGGACGGTGGCCGAGGAGGTTGCCATAGACGATGAGATCGCCGGGATGCCTAAACAATACAATACTGAGGTTGGGCAGGACGGGACCAACCTGTCTGGCGGACAAAAGCAGCGCCTGGCCCTGGGACGGGCGCTGGTGCGTGACACCCGGCTCTTAATACTAGACGACCCGCTCTCGGCGGTGGATGCCGAAACGGCCACCGCGATCGAGCAACGGTTGGAAGCGCGGCGGGATCAGACGATGGTGATGACGACCAGTCGGCTGAGCACCGCCACCCAGCTGGACTGGCTGGTGGTGATGGAAAACGGAACCGTGACCGGACAGGGACGACCGGCGGACCTGCAAGAGCAGCCGGGCTGGTACCGGGACACGCTCCGGGAACAAGAGCAGCGACAACGATTGGAGGCGGACCTGGATGAACAATCACACTAAACTGACCCGGCAGCGCCAGGTTGCGGTCCTACGGCGGCTCTTTAAGGCGGCCCGGCCGTTCTGGTGGCAGTTTGCCCTGGCAATCGGGATGGCGGTGGCCCTGAGCGTGGTTAACCTGCTTTTACCACGTCTGATTCAGTACTACATCGATCACTACCTGCGCCACGGTCCGGTCCTAGTCAAATGGATCGTTCTTTTTGCGGGGATTTACTTCGGCCTGACGATGGTCCAGGCCCTCTTGCAATTTGTGGAGGCTTACAGCTTTGCGATGGGCTCGGAACGAACGTTGGAGAGCCTGCGGGAACGGCTAGCCCGGCACGTTTACTACCTGGGGATTCGCTTCTTCGATGAAACGCCGGTCGGTGAGATCGTTTCCCGGGTCACCAATGACACCAAGACCCTGTACAACTTTTGGAACCTGATTCTGTACCTGGTCGTCGCCGTGACCGGATTGGTGGCGGCCTTTGTGGCCATGCTGCTGGTCAGCCCGCTGCTGGCTTGGTTGACCCTAGGCCTGCTCCTGATCATTTTGCTCTTGATTCGGTGGTACCAAAAGCTCAGTGTTCCGGTCTATCAACGGGCCCGAGCCAGCCTGAGCCGGTTAAATACCCGCTTGAACGAGGCCCTAAGCGGGATCGAGGTCATTCAGCAATTTGGCCAACAAAAACGGCAGGAACGGGCTTTTGACAAAGAAAACACCCGCTACTTCAATTGCCGCAACCGGCTGATCAATTACGATTCCTTCCTGCTGTACCCGATCGTTAGCCTGATGTTTATCCTGGCAGAGACGGCCACCTTGGGCTATTTCGGTGTCCGCAGCGAGCAGACGATGGTCGCCGCCGGGGTGGTCTACGCCTTCATTGCCTATCAACAGAACTTCTTTAATCCCTTAAACAGCGTGATGGATAACCTGGCGACCTTCCAGGAGGGGATCGTTGCCGCCAACCGGGTCTTCACGCTCTTGGACCGGCCAACGACCCAGCCCAAGCAGGGGGATGAGCCCTTGAAAATTGGTGCCGGTCGGATTGAATTTCGTCACGTCACCTTTGGCTACGATCCGAATCAGCCGGTGCTCAAGGATATCTCCTTTACGGTCGAACCCGGTCAGACGGTGGCCCTGGTTGGCCATACCGGCAGCGGAAAAAGTTCGATCATCAATCTCCTGATGCGGTTTTACGAGTTTCAACGCGGTCAGATCCTGATTGACGGGGTCGACATTCGCCGCTATCCTTTGCACGAATTGCGCCAGCGCCTGGGACTGGTTGTTCAGGAACCGGTCATCTTCTACGGGACGATCGCCCACAACATCGGGATGTTTAACGCCGAGGCGGATCCCGAGGCCATTCGGCGGGCGGCCCGGGCCGTTGACGCCGATCGTTTCATCGAACAGCTGCCCCGGGGCTACCAAACCTTGCTGGGCGAGCACGGTGGCAACCTTTCCGCGGGGCAGCGGCAACTGATTGCCTTTGCCCGGGTGATGGCCCGCCATCCGCTGGTGCTGATCATGGATGAGGCCACCGCCAGCGTGGACGCCCACACTGAAAAGGTAATTACCGAGAGCATCGAAAAGATGAGCAGCCAGCAGACCACAATCGCGATTGCCCACCGCTTGGCCACGATTCAAAACGCGGATCAGATCCTGGTCCTGCGGGAAGGCCAGATTGTGGAACGGGGCCGGCATGCCGAACTGATGGCCAGGGATGGCTACTACGCCAAGCTGGTGCGTTTGCAGGAAAGTCAGGAAAAATAAAAAATCCCTTTACAGAGACCGGGTAGGTATGTTAAACTGTCAAAGTTGATTAAATATGACTCTGCCTAAGACTCAGGTGGCGAAAGCCTTAATGTTGCCTGCCGAGGAAGAAATGTAAATTCCTTCTCTATGTCTGCGGTCATAGGGATTTTTTATTAAATCCGATCAAAAATACATTGCAGGAGGTGAAAATTCATGAGTGAAGCAGCTATTGCTAAGAAGGCTGAGGTCGTTAAGTCCGTTCAGGGCTTGCTGAACGATGCCCAAACAGCTATCGTTGTTGATTACCGTGGTTTAACCGTTGCCGAAGTTACTGACTTACGGAAGCAGCTTCGTGACGCAGGTGTTAAGATGTCAGTTATCAAGAACAAGATTCTTGACCGTGCCGTTGAAGGTACTGACTACGAAGACCTGAAGAGTACTTTTGCTGGTCCTACTGCCGTTGCCTTCTCAAACGAAGACCCAATTGCCCCAGCTAAGATCATCAAGAAGTTCGCTGATGACCACGACGCTCTTGAAATCAAGGGTGGCTTCATCGAAAAGAGCGTTAAGACTCTCGATGAAATCAACGAATACGCAACTATGCCAGGTCGCGAAGAACTGTTGTCAATGCTTGCATCTGCACTGCAAGATCCAATGCGGAAGATTGCCCGTGCTGTCAAGGCCATTGCCGACAAGGAAGACGAAGCCGCATAATTGCCGTATATCGGTTCAATATCAATTTACAATCAATTACCTAAATATTGGAGGAAATAAACATGGCTTTTGATAAGGATGCTATCATTGCTTCATTAAAGGAAGCATCAATCTCTGACCTTAACGACCTTGTTAAGGCAATCGAAGACGAATTCGACGTTTCTGCTGCTGCTCCAGTTGCTGTTGCCGGTGCTGCCGGTGGCGCTGCTGCTGCTAAGGACACCTTCACTGTTGAACTGACTGAACCAGGTCAGGCCAAGGTTAAGGTTATCAAGGCTGTTAAGGACATCACTGGTGTCGGCCTGAAGGATGCTAAGGACCTGGTTGACGGTGCTCCTTCAGCTATCAAGGAAGACGTTAAGGAAGACGAAGCTAACGACATCAAGGAAAAGCTTGAAGCCGCTGGTGCTACTGTTACCCTTAAGTAGTCAACATTCATTAATACACAAAAAGGTCGCCAATTTGGCGGCCTTTTTTGTATGCAAAGAGGTTGGGCTAATTCCCAACCTCTCTAATCATGGAAATTTTTAATTAGCACCGTGGGTGAAGTCCACGACCATCCGGCCAACGATCTCGTCGTTCTTCATTTCGTCGACGATGTCGTTGATCTCGCTGAGCTTCCGGGTGTGGACAATCGGGTTGATACCACCGTCA comes from Limosilactobacillus sp. and encodes:
- a CDS encoding ABC transporter ATP-binding protein, whose translation is MNNHTKLTRQRQVAVLRRLFKAARPFWWQFALAIGMAVALSVVNLLLPRLIQYYIDHYLRHGPVLVKWIVLFAGIYFGLTMVQALLQFVEAYSFAMGSERTLESLRERLARHVYYLGIRFFDETPVGEIVSRVTNDTKTLYNFWNLILYLVVAVTGLVAAFVAMLLVSPLLAWLTLGLLLIILLLIRWYQKLSVPVYQRARASLSRLNTRLNEALSGIEVIQQFGQQKRQERAFDKENTRYFNCRNRLINYDSFLLYPIVSLMFILAETATLGYFGVRSEQTMVAAGVVYAFIAYQQNFFNPLNSVMDNLATFQEGIVAANRVFTLLDRPTTQPKQGDEPLKIGAGRIEFRHVTFGYDPNQPVLKDISFTVEPGQTVALVGHTGSGKSSIINLLMRFYEFQRGQILIDGVDIRRYPLHELRQRLGLVVQEPVIFYGTIAHNIGMFNAEADPEAIRRAARAVDADRFIEQLPRGYQTLLGEHGGNLSAGQRQLIAFARVMARHPLVLIMDEATASVDAHTEKVITESIEKMSSQQTTIAIAHRLATIQNADQILVLREGQIVERGRHAELMARDGYYAKLVRLQESQEK
- a CDS encoding ABC transporter ATP-binding protein; translation: MAILKQLRWFFHQQWRQYLGGVIALLLVAICNVVPARIIGNVVDAISAHRVAAAWLAGQVGIMVGAAIIQYFLRFAWQKLLYGSSYVLERQLRSRLFSHFMAMDPTFYQRWRTGDLMAHATNDVEAVREVASYGILTLADSVITGGSMIIAMGVFVSWRLTIITLLPMPLLVLLAHHLGNKIHDSYGQAQQAFGQLNNKTQESISGIKVIQSLGEEEADLADFHHYVDRALHTNLRAYFWDALFSPATTLIMGLSYVLAIGVGGWAVGQGRLTVGQLVTLITYLGELVWPLFAIGTLFNTLERGRASYDRINNLLEEKTAWLPAEPGARPAFGQLTVAVESFQYPDGHRPALHDVHFTVPAGAKVGIVGPTGSGKSTLLRLLVRDFDHYQGHITLGNQDIRQLPLDEYRRQLGYVPQTSFLFSTTIGENLRFGDPAAKTNRIRTVAEEVAIDDEIAGMPKQYNTEVGQDGTNLSGGQKQRLALGRALVRDTRLLILDDPLSAVDAETATAIEQRLEARRDQTMVMTTSRLSTATQLDWLVVMENGTVTGQGRPADLQEQPGWYRDTLREQEQRQRLEADLDEQSH
- the rplJ gene encoding 50S ribosomal protein L10, with amino-acid sequence MSEAAIAKKAEVVKSVQGLLNDAQTAIVVDYRGLTVAEVTDLRKQLRDAGVKMSVIKNKILDRAVEGTDYEDLKSTFAGPTAVAFSNEDPIAPAKIIKKFADDHDALEIKGGFIEKSVKTLDEINEYATMPGREELLSMLASALQDPMRKIARAVKAIADKEDEAA
- the rplL gene encoding 50S ribosomal protein L7/L12, with protein sequence MAFDKDAIIASLKEASISDLNDLVKAIEDEFDVSAAAPVAVAGAAGGAAAAKDTFTVELTEPGQAKVKVIKAVKDITGVGLKDAKDLVDGAPSAIKEDVKEDEANDIKEKLEAAGATVTLK